A window of the Actinobacillus genomosp. 1 genome harbors these coding sequences:
- a CDS encoding beta-ketoacyl-ACP synthase, producing MQTKRVVITGIGAVTAFGRTWSEIKAAFQRKENAVQNMGWQDKYPELEAQLGAPVPNYAPPSHWNRKQLRSMGRVSQLCVDAAEQALTNAGLLKDGEISPLVLNGNMGVASGSSTGSTVDVRDMAELLMTGKSDTFNASTYVRAMPHTTTANIGIFFGLQGRIIPTSSACSSGSQGIGYAYEAIKYGMIPMMLAGGGEEFCPSEVYVFDSLYAASRNNDNPKGTPRPYDKERDGLVIGEGAGIFVLEELEHALARGANIIAEIVGYGANSDGSHVTQPQASTMQCCMEIALKDAGIEPSQIGYVNGHGTATEKGDIAETQATSAVFGNRVAISSQKSYLGHTLGACGALESWFSIEMMRDGWFAPTLNLENVDERCGDLDYIRGDGKAIQTDYVMNNNFAFGGVNTSLIFKRWTGC from the coding sequence ATGCAAACAAAACGAGTAGTTATCACAGGTATTGGTGCCGTAACCGCTTTTGGGCGAACCTGGTCTGAAATCAAAGCGGCTTTTCAGCGCAAAGAAAATGCCGTACAAAATATGGGCTGGCAGGATAAATATCCTGAATTGGAAGCTCAATTAGGTGCACCTGTGCCAAATTATGCACCACCAAGTCATTGGAATCGTAAGCAACTTCGCAGTATGGGGCGTGTTTCACAGTTATGTGTAGATGCTGCTGAGCAAGCTTTAACAAATGCAGGTTTGCTAAAAGATGGAGAAATTTCACCGCTTGTTCTTAATGGCAATATGGGTGTTGCAAGTGGTTCTAGCACTGGTTCGACTGTAGATGTGCGAGATATGGCAGAATTACTGATGACAGGTAAATCTGATACCTTCAATGCCAGCACCTATGTTCGAGCGATGCCTCACACCACTACGGCAAATATCGGTATTTTCTTCGGCTTGCAAGGGCGAATTATCCCCACGTCAAGTGCTTGCTCATCAGGCTCACAGGGCATTGGTTATGCCTATGAGGCGATTAAATACGGTATGATCCCCATGATGTTAGCTGGCGGTGGCGAAGAATTTTGCCCGTCTGAGGTGTATGTTTTCGACAGCCTTTATGCGGCAAGTCGTAACAACGATAATCCGAAAGGTACTCCTCGCCCTTATGATAAGGAGCGTGATGGTTTAGTCATTGGCGAAGGGGCGGGCATTTTCGTATTAGAAGAACTAGAACACGCTCTAGCACGTGGTGCAAACATTATTGCAGAGATAGTGGGTTACGGTGCAAATAGTGATGGCAGCCACGTTACCCAACCCCAAGCCAGCACAATGCAATGCTGTATGGAAATCGCCTTAAAAGACGCAGGTATTGAGCCTTCACAAATTGGTTATGTGAATGGACACGGCACAGCAACGGAAAAAGGCGACATTGCTGAAACCCAAGCTACCTCAGCCGTGTTTGGCAACCGAGTAGCGATTAGCTCACAAAAAAGTTACCTTGGGCATACGCTCGGTGCGTGCGGTGCATTAGAAAGTTGGTTCAGCATTGAAATGATGCGAGACGGTTGGTTTGCACCAACGCTCAATCTTGAAAATGTGGACGAACGCTGTGGAGACTTAGATTATATTCGAGGCGATGGTAAAGCTATTCAAACCGATTATGTGATGAATAACAACTTCGCTTTTGGTGGCGTGAATACTTCCCTTATTTTTAAACGTTGGACAGGGTGCTAA
- a CDS encoding dialkylrecorsinol condensing enzyme: MAKKILLVSYSQTGQLTRLAESFVKPLQNQPHFSVEHCQLQPQTAYGFPWRFLPFFNTFPETVHLQPAPIQPVQFASEKYDLVIIAYTVWFLSPSQPITAFLQSDSAKKILQDTPVITLIGCRNMWLQAQEKMKKLLADCRANLIGNVVKVDQSNDWASFITTPLWMMTGKKKVGNLPSAGIAESEIQDASRFGEKLLQTFNENRPLDQTIFQGMGAVKIDEKLMMSEKVGARSFHIWGKLLIKCGQISPSLRKFILCFYIVFLVAMILTVVPISSVIKRLLKPLLQKKLDEQKKYYAQLSGE; encoded by the coding sequence ATGGCGAAAAAAATTCTTTTAGTCAGTTATTCACAAACAGGGCAACTTACTCGCTTGGCGGAAAGTTTTGTAAAACCATTGCAAAATCAACCGCACTTTTCCGTTGAACATTGCCAACTTCAACCGCAAACCGCTTACGGCTTTCCGTGGCGGTTTCTGCCGTTTTTTAATACCTTTCCTGAAACGGTACATTTACAACCAGCCCCCATTCAGCCAGTACAATTTGCCAGTGAAAAGTACGACTTAGTCATCATCGCTTACACGGTCTGGTTTCTCTCGCCAAGCCAACCGATTACCGCTTTTTTGCAATCGGATTCGGCGAAAAAAATTCTGCAAGACACCCCTGTGATCACGCTGATTGGCTGCCGTAATATGTGGCTACAAGCTCAAGAAAAAATGAAAAAACTGCTTGCCGATTGTAGAGCGAACCTGATTGGCAACGTAGTAAAAGTGGATCAATCAAACGACTGGGCGAGCTTTATTACCACGCCACTTTGGATGATGACGGGCAAGAAAAAAGTGGGTAATTTACCGAGTGCAGGGATTGCGGAAAGTGAAATCCAAGATGCTTCTCGCTTTGGTGAAAAACTTTTGCAAACTTTTAATGAAAATCGACCGCTTGATCAGACCATTTTCCAAGGAATGGGCGCAGTGAAAATTGATGAAAAATTGATGATGAGCGAAAAAGTCGGGGCAAGAAGTTTCCATATTTGGGGCAAATTGCTGATAAAGTGCGGTCAAATTTCCCCAAGTTTACGCAAGTTCATTTTATGTTTTTATATTGTGTTTCTAGTGGCAATGATTTTAACTGTTGTACCGATTTCATCGGTGATAAAACGTTTACTTAAACCGTTGTTACAAAAGAAATTGGATGAGCAGAAAAAATATTATGCTCAACTTTCTGGAGAATAA
- a CDS encoding beta-ketoacyl-ACP synthase III, with the protein MNSNKMQNVYINKISAFLPNAPVSNDEMEAVLGMVGETPSRVRKMILRSNGIQQRYYAIDPKTRQATHTSTELAVQAVKNLGISASEFTSLAVGTSYPDQILPGQGVMVHGLLENAPPMEVMSMSGVCAAGMAAMKHAFNAVRTGEHQCAVAVASECASAIMRSENFKAEADSKLLENARPEIGFEKDFLRWMLSDGAGAVALSNQPNVKGLSFKIDWIELVSFANEMPVCMYAGGDVQDGKFVSWKSVSQAERDAQSFMAIKQDVKLLNENIVRCTVENALKRLISKYNLQAENIDYFLPHYSSGFFRDRLLDGLRNINFEIPQEKWFTNLTYCGNTGSASIYIILEEFVRTFPLKSGQKVLCYVPESGRFSSCFMLLEVITK; encoded by the coding sequence ATGAATTCGAATAAAATGCAAAACGTCTATATCAATAAAATTTCTGCGTTCTTACCTAATGCTCCCGTTTCAAACGATGAAATGGAAGCGGTACTTGGTATGGTGGGGGAAACACCGTCTCGAGTGCGTAAAATGATCCTACGTTCAAACGGTATTCAGCAACGTTATTATGCGATTGATCCAAAAACTCGCCAAGCGACACATACCAGCACTGAACTTGCGGTGCAAGCGGTCAAAAACTTAGGGATTTCTGCAAGTGAATTTACCAGTCTTGCGGTAGGCACGTCTTACCCAGACCAAATTTTGCCAGGGCAAGGCGTAATGGTACACGGCTTGCTTGAAAATGCTCCGCCAATGGAAGTGATGTCAATGTCTGGTGTCTGTGCAGCGGGTATGGCGGCGATGAAACACGCTTTCAATGCGGTTCGTACAGGGGAACACCAATGTGCGGTAGCGGTAGCCTCCGAATGTGCCTCTGCGATTATGCGTAGTGAAAATTTCAAGGCGGAAGCCGACAGCAAATTGCTTGAAAATGCGAGACCAGAAATCGGTTTTGAAAAAGATTTCTTGCGTTGGATGTTATCGGACGGTGCAGGGGCAGTGGCACTTTCCAATCAACCGAATGTGAAAGGTTTGAGTTTCAAAATTGACTGGATTGAATTGGTTTCTTTCGCCAATGAAATGCCTGTGTGTATGTACGCAGGTGGCGATGTGCAAGATGGTAAATTTGTGAGCTGGAAATCCGTCTCGCAAGCGGAGCGTGACGCACAAAGTTTTATGGCAATTAAGCAAGATGTGAAATTACTGAACGAAAACATCGTACGTTGCACTGTGGAAAATGCTCTCAAGCGGTTGATTTCAAAATATAATTTGCAAGCAGAAAATATTGACTATTTCTTACCGCACTATTCATCAGGTTTCTTCCGAGACCGCTTGTTAGATGGCTTACGTAATATCAATTTTGAAATTCCGCAAGAAAAATGGTTCACCAACCTGACTTATTGCGGCAACACAGGTTCTGCTTCGATTTACATTATTTTGGAAGAATTTGTCCGCACTTTCCCACTCAAATCAGGGCAAAAAGTGCTGTGTTATGTGCCAGAAAGTGGGCGTTTTTCAAGTTGTTTTATGTTGTTAGAAGTGATAACGAAATAA